The following are encoded together in the ANME-2 cluster archaeon genome:
- a CDS encoding roadblock/LC7 domain-containing protein codes for MDNIQEMLHTVLQDLKSLANIEALVIVSHQGLTIVSDVPYYVPEAKLAAFTATIMGSAKTVMEELRQKSPNMLMIRSIDGIIIFMDAGENAILGTLFADEGNIGLVIVEMEGACKKINGILE; via the coding sequence ATGGATAACATCCAGGAAATGCTCCATACTGTGCTTCAAGACCTGAAAAGCTTAGCCAACATCGAGGCATTGGTTATTGTGAGTCATCAGGGTCTTACAATCGTTTCTGACGTACCCTACTATGTGCCTGAGGCAAAATTAGCAGCGTTCACTGCTACTATTATGGGTTCTGCTAAAACTGTTATGGAAGAACTGCGCCAGAAGAGTCCCAACATGCTGATGATCAGGTCGATTGATGGTATTATCATATTCATGGACGCAGGAGAGAATGCCATTCTGGGTACCCTGTTTGCTGATGAAGGAAATATAGGTCTTGTCATTGTTGAAATGGAAGGAGCCTGTAAAAAGATCAATGGAATCCTGGAATGA
- a CDS encoding DUF429 domain-containing protein encodes MNTGLFIGVDLGSSIKRKSTGIASIVEIHGEPWILARPEHIKSDDTLIHAIITGMKAGHAPCIVAIDAPLSRPEHGSMRDCERRLRKYGISCYPSGADWVSDWVDKGIELKYWCERTFGARVIEVYPYAARRALNIGARVRKKSKKGRQMIQKGLGDIIRGIDEMAGDTLLSDDELDAILSAYTAYCVSCGSFRKMDGKDGTIYIPLKRGLHIINDYQPDGKPVLKGE; translated from the coding sequence ATGAATACCGGGTTGTTCATTGGTGTGGACCTGGGTAGCAGCATAAAGCGGAAAAGTACCGGCATTGCCAGTATTGTGGAAATACATGGCGAACCCTGGATACTGGCCAGACCTGAACATATAAAATCAGATGATACTCTCATCCATGCTATCATTACCGGTATGAAGGCCGGACATGCACCATGTATCGTGGCCATTGACGCGCCTTTGTCCAGACCTGAACATGGGAGTATGAGGGACTGTGAAAGACGGTTGCGTAAATATGGCATTTCGTGTTACCCTTCAGGTGCCGACTGGGTAAGTGATTGGGTGGATAAAGGGATAGAACTGAAATACTGGTGTGAAAGAACATTTGGTGCCAGGGTGATAGAAGTATATCCTTATGCTGCAAGAAGAGCGCTAAACATAGGTGCCCGCGTCAGGAAGAAATCAAAGAAAGGGCGCCAGATGATCCAGAAAGGGTTGGGTGACATTATACGGGGTATCGATGAAATGGCTGGAGATACATTGCTCTCGGATGATGAACTGGATGCCATATTATCTGCATATACGGCTTACTGCGTTTCATGCGGGAGTTTTCGAAAAATGGATGGAAAAGACGGGACTATCTATATACCCCTTAAACGAGGACTCCACATCATTAATGATTATCAGCCCGATGGAAAACCTGTGCTCAAGGGTGAATAG
- a CDS encoding DUF3795 domain-containing protein encodes MLDNMYGKCGNACEICNKYISSCRGCLTENADNSVTINCLFYNCAINKNVTSCLSCAEYPCKLTKGVSRAYCPIHSI; translated from the coding sequence ATGTTGGACAACATGTATGGTAAATGTGGCAATGCTTGTGAGATATGTAATAAGTATATTTCAAGTTGCAGGGGGTGTCTGACTGAGAATGCGGACAATTCTGTTACTATCAATTGTTTGTTTTATAATTGTGCTATAAATAAAAACGTAACATCGTGTTTGAGCTGTGCCGAATATCCATGCAAGCTAACAAAAGGAGTTTCCAGAGCGTATTGTCCCATACACAGTATTTAA